In one window of Coleofasciculus sp. FACHB-1120 DNA:
- a CDS encoding DUF2808 domain-containing protein: MRSFLVFSSTLAAIASICGVLSPSSRAIQLADGTVSFEKPPRLIDATATFDRINVWGATYYFTVSLPENAGEPLGRVTIAQSEGLDKIRFKLDDSEAFEGKPRKKGEKLTLGSVTRDSKTGTVSVTFDPPVPPGKTITIGLEPVRNPFSSGVYLFRINAFPAGEKAYGLDLGVGRLHFYSPF, from the coding sequence ATGCGTTCTTTTTTAGTTTTCAGCTCAACCCTAGCGGCGATCGCTAGCATTTGCGGAGTCTTGAGTCCTTCCTCTAGGGCAATTCAGCTAGCAGATGGAACTGTTTCCTTTGAAAAACCGCCTCGCTTAATAGATGCTACGGCTACCTTTGACAGAATTAATGTCTGGGGAGCTACCTATTATTTCACCGTTAGCCTGCCAGAAAATGCCGGTGAGCCGCTTGGGCGAGTGACAATCGCTCAGAGCGAGGGATTAGATAAAATTCGATTTAAACTTGACGACAGCGAGGCATTTGAAGGGAAGCCTAGAAAAAAAGGTGAGAAGCTAACCCTAGGATCTGTAACCAGAGACAGCAAAACCGGCACCGTCTCGGTGACGTTCGATCCGCCAGTCCCTCCGGGTAAAACGATTACGATTGGTCTTGAGCCGGTACGGAACCCCTTTAGTAGCGGCGTCTATCTGTTCCGGATCAACGCTTTCCCCGCCGGAGAGAAAGCTTACGGTTTAGATTTGGGTGTGGGACGCCTGCACTTCTACTCGCCCTTTTAA
- a CDS encoding sulfite oxidase-like oxidoreductase: protein MLGKFFKKPESEQSDRVPPGQYLTKGFPVLTYGNTPQIDTNNWQFRVWGLATEKTFSLADFMALPQHDFTADFHCVTRWSKLDVQWTGVKVTDFMKLVEVDPKAVHVMEHCYGDYTTNIPLEDFLREENFFAHTLFGEPLPAEHGGPMRLIVPHLYAWKSAKWINGLEFLRQEESGFWERNGYHRRGEPWTEERYSY, encoded by the coding sequence ATGCTAGGAAAATTTTTCAAAAAACCAGAATCGGAGCAGAGCGATCGCGTCCCTCCCGGTCAATATCTGACGAAAGGCTTCCCGGTGCTGACCTACGGCAACACCCCCCAGATCGATACTAACAACTGGCAATTTCGCGTCTGGGGTTTGGCAACCGAAAAGACTTTCAGCTTGGCAGATTTTATGGCTCTGCCCCAACATGACTTTACAGCTGATTTCCACTGCGTTACCCGCTGGTCTAAACTCGACGTGCAGTGGACTGGCGTTAAGGTGACAGACTTTATGAAGCTAGTGGAAGTTGACCCGAAAGCTGTTCATGTTATGGAACACTGTTACGGTGATTACACCACGAATATTCCTTTAGAAGACTTTCTTCGAGAAGAAAACTTTTTTGCTCACACTCTATTTGGGGAACCGCTACCGGCGGAACATGGCGGGCCGATGCGGTTAATTGTCCCTCACCTCTATGCTTGGAAAAGCGCCAAATGGATTAACGGCTTAGAATTTCTTCGGCAAGAGGAATCGGGTTTTTGGGAGCGCAATGGCTACCACCGGCGGGGAGAACCGTGGACAGAAGAACGATATAGCTATTAA
- a CDS encoding DUF1565 domain-containing protein: protein MAQTFFINPATGNDNAAGSQSAPFKTITKALQQAQTDTTIQLAAGNYNAASGEVFPLKVPTGVKIVGNEANKGSGILIEGSGSYSSPNSSGGQNVTVNLANNAQLRGVTATNLATRGTAVWIESNGSTVANCTFTNSKREGIFVTGDGNPVVTTNVFTKNLGNGISLAGNAKGEIRGNTCQNTGYGMSIADSASPLVVDNQISGNRSGIVISGNARPKLRNNLSERNSDDGVTVIGNALPDLGSATDAGKNILRYNTKFDLQNSSSNQLIVAGNQMNPDKVKGSVNLLDNQLPPTDTAGGGGGTGGGGTGGGGSGGGSTVVELTDIKGHWAETFIQELVKQEIISGFPDKTFRPDASLTRSQYAALLTKAFNPPAKREAIAFKDVANSFWGYAAIQQAYRGEFLSGFPDKTFKPNDNVQRVQVIVSLVNGLKLTGGALTALNFFDDRTGIPDYAKDEVATAAQKQLVVNHPTLKKLNPTRDATRAEVAAIIYQALVNANRVSAINSPYIVTA from the coding sequence ATGGCTCAAACTTTTTTTATCAATCCAGCGACCGGAAATGATAATGCGGCTGGCAGCCAGTCAGCGCCGTTCAAGACGATTACCAAAGCGCTCCAGCAAGCACAAACTGACACGACAATTCAACTGGCAGCCGGGAACTACAATGCAGCCAGCGGTGAAGTCTTTCCCCTCAAGGTGCCGACTGGGGTCAAGATTGTGGGGAATGAAGCCAATAAAGGCAGTGGCATTTTGATTGAAGGAAGCGGAAGCTACAGCAGTCCCAACTCTTCTGGTGGTCAAAATGTGACGGTCAATTTAGCCAATAATGCTCAACTCCGGGGCGTAACTGCGACCAATCTGGCTACACGCGGAACTGCCGTCTGGATAGAATCGAATGGCTCCACGGTTGCCAATTGCACCTTTACGAATAGTAAGCGCGAGGGAATCTTTGTGACGGGTGATGGCAACCCAGTCGTTACCACTAATGTATTTACTAAAAATCTGGGCAATGGCATCTCGCTAGCAGGAAATGCCAAAGGCGAGATTCGAGGCAATACTTGCCAGAATACGGGTTATGGCATGAGCATTGCGGATAGTGCTTCTCCATTGGTGGTAGATAACCAAATTTCTGGGAACCGATCGGGTATTGTTATCTCTGGAAATGCGCGTCCCAAACTGCGGAATAATCTGAGCGAACGAAACTCTGATGATGGTGTGACGGTGATTGGCAATGCTTTACCGGATCTGGGCAGTGCCACCGACGCCGGAAAAAATATTCTGCGATATAACACTAAATTTGATTTACAAAATAGCAGCTCAAACCAGCTAATTGTGGCGGGAAATCAAATGAATCCCGACAAAGTAAAGGGAAGCGTAAACTTGCTCGACAATCAGCTTCCTCCTACTGACACGGCGGGTGGCGGCGGTGGTACTGGTGGCGGTGGTACTGGTGGCGGTGGTAGCGGCGGCGGTTCTACAGTCGTTGAGCTAACTGATATTAAAGGTCATTGGGCTGAGACTTTTATTCAGGAATTAGTGAAGCAAGAGATTATCAGCGGGTTTCCTGACAAAACCTTTAGACCTGATGCGAGTCTGACGCGATCGCAATATGCCGCTTTACTGACCAAAGCTTTTAACCCACCTGCCAAACGAGAAGCGATCGCTTTCAAAGATGTGGCAAACAGTTTCTGGGGTTACGCTGCGATTCAACAAGCCTATCGCGGCGAATTTCTCTCTGGTTTCCCCGACAAAACCTTCAAACCAAACGACAATGTCCAGCGCGTCCAAGTGATTGTCTCTTTGGTGAATGGACTGAAGTTAACCGGGGGCGCTCTCACCGCGTTAAACTTCTTCGATGACCGCACGGGCATTCCTGACTATGCCAAAGATGAGGTCGCAACAGCCGCTCAAAAGCAGCTGGTGGTCAATCACCCGACACTCAAAAAACTTAACCCCACCCGCGATGCGACGCGGGCGGAAGTAGCGGCAATCATTTATCAAGCCTTGGTGAATGCTAACCGAGTCTCAGCCATCAACTCACCCTATATCGTGACTGCTTGA
- the rpmF gene encoding 50S ribosomal protein L32, which yields MAVPKKKTSKSKRDKRKATWKHKATIQAQKALSLGKSILTGRSKFVYPTQEEEAEEE from the coding sequence ATGGCGGTTCCTAAGAAGAAAACATCAAAATCCAAGCGCGATAAGCGCAAAGCCACCTGGAAGCACAAGGCGACAATTCAAGCTCAGAAAGCTCTGTCTTTAGGCAAATCGATTCTGACTGGGCGTTCTAAGTTTGTGTATCCAACGCAGGAAGAAGAAGCCGAAGAAGAATAA